The following proteins come from a genomic window of Amyelois transitella isolate CPQ chromosome 24, ilAmyTran1.1, whole genome shotgun sequence:
- the LOC106137574 gene encoding snake venom 5'-nucleotidase isoform X1 produces MVLVIVRAVRAMASFGAQAALRSRWSSLIESTSVDVPGEVTDGVRSVVGWLKQASLEVRQVGRRAVNQLAGRGMGDDVLIIHYNDVYNIEQTTNTEPVGGALRFSTAVKALHHLNPLILFSGDAFSPSMLSTFTKGEQMVPVLNEIGTHCSVFGNHDFDFGLEILSGLVAQCNFPWLMSNVIDNETGRPLGDGKITHALMCNGHKIGLIGLVEQEWLDTLATINPEEVTFIDFLQAGTKLASQLKQEGCEYVIALTHMRTPNDIKLAEGCTEIDLILGGHDHVYEVLQINNKYIVKSGTDFRQFSKITITFGPESPRVDIVEVPVNSSYAEDLTLKSLTDKYSAMIEGKMDEVLGKFCVPLEGRFSCIRRQECNLGNWVCDVLLAATGADLVVVNSGTFRSDQVHAAGDFTLRDLSTIIPMRDPLVVIEANGSIILELLENAVSKYPSLEGRFPQVAGISFAFDPSKPPGQRVAAEVVKIGDEYLQLEQKYRLAVKQYLFNGNDGFTMLPKCKVLVSEDMCPEIGMAVQNHFAAIAVRSGKARPSKHRQSLVTLSRRHSLVKMLDGSELDGPPPLRRASSSATEPTHPPHHRLTRRASLDDLEQRSCELAPKIENRIVVLDKPEKLQALLAERARWESDTVIKEVDDENSP; encoded by the exons GCGTCGTTAGAAGTGCGTCAGGTGGGCCGCAGGGCGGTCAACCAGCTGGCAGGCCGAGGCATGGGCGACGACGTCCTCATAATACACTACAACGATGTCTACAACATAGAACAGACTACCA ACACGGAGCCGGTAGGGGGCGCTCTTCGCTTCTCCACGGCGGTGAAGGCGCTCCATCATCTCAACCCCTTGATATTGTTCAGCGGTGATGCCTTCTCGCCTAGTATgc taaGTACCTTCACAAAAGGCGAGCAAATGGTGCCGGTTCTAAACGAAATAGGCACGCATTGCTCTGTGTTCGGGAATCATGATTTTG ATTTCGGCCTTGAAATCCTGTCGGGTTTGGTGGCCCAATGTAACTTCCCCTGGTTAATGTCGAACGTGATCGACAATGAGACGGGCAGACCGCTGGGGGACGGGAAGATCACGCATGCGCTGATGTGCAACGGCCACAAGATCGGTCTCATCGGATTGGTCGAGCAG GAATGGCTTGACACATTAGCGACAATAAACCCTGAAGAGGTCACGTTTATAGATTTTCTACAAGCGGGGACTAAGTTAGCCTCCCAACTTAAACAAGAG GGTTGTGAATATGTAATAGCCTTAACACACATGAGAACACCAAATGACATTAAATTAGCTGAGGGCTGTACAgaaattgatttaatattagGTGGTCATGACCACGTATATGAAGTTTTACag ataaacaataaatatatagtcaAAAGCGGCACGGATTTCAGACAATTTTCAAAGATAACTATAACATTTGGCCCCGAGTCTCCTCGCGTCGACATAGTAGAAGTGCCAGTAAACAGTTCGTACGCTGAAGATCTGACGCTGAAATCTTTGACTGACAAATATTCAG CAATGATAGAAGGCAAAATGGACGAGGTTTTGGGCAAGTTCTGCGTGCCTCTAGAAGGTCGTTTCTCGTGTATCAGACGTCAGGAATGCAACCTTGGTAACTGGGTGTGCGATGTGTTGCTCGCCGCAACGGGGGCTGATCTGGTCGTTGTGAACTCCGGTACCTTCAGGTCTGACCAG GTCCATGCAGCGGGAGATTTCACTCTACGCGACCTGTCAACTATAATCCCGATGAGAGATCCTTTGGTTGTCATAGAAGCGAATGGTTCTATAATCCTGGAATTACTGGAAAACGCCGTCAGCAAGTATCCCAGTTTGGAAGGCAGGTTTCCACAG GTAGCAGGCATCTCGTTCGCTTTCGACCCTTCAAAGCCGCCGGGACAACGCGTCGCCGCGGAAGTCGTCAAAATAGGCGACGAGTACCTCCAGCTGGAACAGAAGTACAGGCTGGCCGTCAAACAGTATCTGTTTAACGGGAATGATGGGTTCACTATGTTGCCCAAATGTAAAGTTTTG GTATCTGAGGATATGTGCCCAGAAATCGGCATGGCCGTACAGAACCATTTTGCCGCGATTGCAGTAAGAAGTGGGAAGGCGAGGCCTTCTAAACACAGGCAGTCATTGGTCACTCTTAGCAGGAG gcacaGTCTAGTCAAAATGCTGGATGGCAGCGAGTTAGACGGCCCTCCGCCTCTCCGTCGGGCTTCCTCGTCTGCCACAGAGCCTACGCATCCTCCTCATCATag ATTAACACGACGTGCCTCTTTGGACGACTTGGAGCAGCGATCGTGCGAGTTGGCGCCGAAGATTGAAAACAGAATCGTCGTCTTAGACAAGCCTGAG AAACTCCAAGCCCTTTTGGCCGAACGAGCCCGATGGGAATCCGACACGGTTATCAAGGAAGTCGACGATGAGAACTCCCCTTAG
- the LOC106137574 gene encoding snake venom 5'-nucleotidase isoform X2, giving the protein MGDDVLIIHYNDVYNIEQTTNTEPVGGALRFSTAVKALHHLNPLILFSGDAFSPSMLSTFTKGEQMVPVLNEIGTHCSVFGNHDFDFGLEILSGLVAQCNFPWLMSNVIDNETGRPLGDGKITHALMCNGHKIGLIGLVEQEWLDTLATINPEEVTFIDFLQAGTKLASQLKQEGCEYVIALTHMRTPNDIKLAEGCTEIDLILGGHDHVYEVLQINNKYIVKSGTDFRQFSKITITFGPESPRVDIVEVPVNSSYAEDLTLKSLTDKYSAMIEGKMDEVLGKFCVPLEGRFSCIRRQECNLGNWVCDVLLAATGADLVVVNSGTFRSDQVHAAGDFTLRDLSTIIPMRDPLVVIEANGSIILELLENAVSKYPSLEGRFPQVAGISFAFDPSKPPGQRVAAEVVKIGDEYLQLEQKYRLAVKQYLFNGNDGFTMLPKCKVLVSEDMCPEIGMAVQNHFAAIAVRSGKARPSKHRQSLVTLSRRHSLVKMLDGSELDGPPPLRRASSSATEPTHPPHHRLTRRASLDDLEQRSCELAPKIENRIVVLDKPEKLQALLAERARWESDTVIKEVDDENSP; this is encoded by the exons ATGGGCGACGACGTCCTCATAATACACTACAACGATGTCTACAACATAGAACAGACTACCA ACACGGAGCCGGTAGGGGGCGCTCTTCGCTTCTCCACGGCGGTGAAGGCGCTCCATCATCTCAACCCCTTGATATTGTTCAGCGGTGATGCCTTCTCGCCTAGTATgc taaGTACCTTCACAAAAGGCGAGCAAATGGTGCCGGTTCTAAACGAAATAGGCACGCATTGCTCTGTGTTCGGGAATCATGATTTTG ATTTCGGCCTTGAAATCCTGTCGGGTTTGGTGGCCCAATGTAACTTCCCCTGGTTAATGTCGAACGTGATCGACAATGAGACGGGCAGACCGCTGGGGGACGGGAAGATCACGCATGCGCTGATGTGCAACGGCCACAAGATCGGTCTCATCGGATTGGTCGAGCAG GAATGGCTTGACACATTAGCGACAATAAACCCTGAAGAGGTCACGTTTATAGATTTTCTACAAGCGGGGACTAAGTTAGCCTCCCAACTTAAACAAGAG GGTTGTGAATATGTAATAGCCTTAACACACATGAGAACACCAAATGACATTAAATTAGCTGAGGGCTGTACAgaaattgatttaatattagGTGGTCATGACCACGTATATGAAGTTTTACag ataaacaataaatatatagtcaAAAGCGGCACGGATTTCAGACAATTTTCAAAGATAACTATAACATTTGGCCCCGAGTCTCCTCGCGTCGACATAGTAGAAGTGCCAGTAAACAGTTCGTACGCTGAAGATCTGACGCTGAAATCTTTGACTGACAAATATTCAG CAATGATAGAAGGCAAAATGGACGAGGTTTTGGGCAAGTTCTGCGTGCCTCTAGAAGGTCGTTTCTCGTGTATCAGACGTCAGGAATGCAACCTTGGTAACTGGGTGTGCGATGTGTTGCTCGCCGCAACGGGGGCTGATCTGGTCGTTGTGAACTCCGGTACCTTCAGGTCTGACCAG GTCCATGCAGCGGGAGATTTCACTCTACGCGACCTGTCAACTATAATCCCGATGAGAGATCCTTTGGTTGTCATAGAAGCGAATGGTTCTATAATCCTGGAATTACTGGAAAACGCCGTCAGCAAGTATCCCAGTTTGGAAGGCAGGTTTCCACAG GTAGCAGGCATCTCGTTCGCTTTCGACCCTTCAAAGCCGCCGGGACAACGCGTCGCCGCGGAAGTCGTCAAAATAGGCGACGAGTACCTCCAGCTGGAACAGAAGTACAGGCTGGCCGTCAAACAGTATCTGTTTAACGGGAATGATGGGTTCACTATGTTGCCCAAATGTAAAGTTTTG GTATCTGAGGATATGTGCCCAGAAATCGGCATGGCCGTACAGAACCATTTTGCCGCGATTGCAGTAAGAAGTGGGAAGGCGAGGCCTTCTAAACACAGGCAGTCATTGGTCACTCTTAGCAGGAG gcacaGTCTAGTCAAAATGCTGGATGGCAGCGAGTTAGACGGCCCTCCGCCTCTCCGTCGGGCTTCCTCGTCTGCCACAGAGCCTACGCATCCTCCTCATCATag ATTAACACGACGTGCCTCTTTGGACGACTTGGAGCAGCGATCGTGCGAGTTGGCGCCGAAGATTGAAAACAGAATCGTCGTCTTAGACAAGCCTGAG AAACTCCAAGCCCTTTTGGCCGAACGAGCCCGATGGGAATCCGACACGGTTATCAAGGAAGTCGACGATGAGAACTCCCCTTAG